The genomic DNA ATTAATATTCATGTTTATTTATTAAATCTATTATTAACAATAATAATATATATATAAATATGTTATTAAATATAATTATATTTACAATATAAATAACTTGAAAAAATGCGCAATAAATTCAACAATTATAAATTGTGGGTAGTATACAGTTCCTTTATAATTGCAATTTTTTTACAAATTATTCCATTTTATCCTCGAATATGGAATGTGCATCCGTCCTGGACAATGATATTGTTAATTCGTTGGATTACGATACTTCCAAATCAGGTAAACATTGGTACTGGATTTACTTTAGGATTAATAATCGATACTATACTAGGCTCTACTTTAGGAATGCACTCTTTGTCTTTAAGTATACTTGCCTATTTAGTAAGCCGAAACATTTATTTTTTTAGATACATGCCTATTTGGCAACAATCTTTTATTATTATATTTTTTTCGTTCATTAATCAAAGTATTGTATTTTTAATAAAATCTTTGATAACCAAAGTTTTATGTACACCAGAAATGTTTTGGAACTGCCTATTAGATGGCGGAACATGGCCATTTTTAGTTCTTTTAATACGTAAAATTCATCGAAACTAATCAATAATTGATGATTTTTAAAATACTAATAGTAATAATTAACATCGAATAATTATTTCAGTTGAATAAATATAAATGTGTATAAACTTATAAAAAATTAAAATTACTATCAACAATACTATTTAAGTAATGTCATAAAAATGTTAAATAGAAACTAAACATCGTATTTTTGCTATAAAAAGAGAATCACTACAGTAAAATAAATATAAATCTTTAATTGATTTAACGAATTATAAGCGCTATCTTACTAAGATCATGTAATTAAAAATATATATATGTGTATGCACGTGCGTAAAAAATAATAAAACTGATAAAGTATTTAATTTAGTATAAGTATACTGAAAAATCAGTATGTTTTTAATGATTTGAAAGTATTTCAAACTAAAATAAAACGAGAATATTATAACATATATCAATATTAAATAAAACTTAAATGAAAACATATAAAATTATTAAAAGTACATATTTTAAAAATTCTTGCCAAATTGGCGGGGTACATACTAATATCATATTTTAAATAGAGGTTATATGAACTTAGATTTTGTGATTGAAAGACTGCTCACACCTAATAATTTACAACATAATGATCTTTTATCTTTATTAGATATGACAGAAAAATTTCAAATAGATTACTCAGATCTATATTTTCAATCATGCTGTCATGAAACATGGGCTCTTGAAGATAGCATCATTAAATCTGGCTCCTACACCATAGATCAGGGTGCTGGTGCGCGAGTAATCATAGGCGAACAAACTGGATTTGCTTACACTGACCAATTAACTCTAGATTCATTGATGCGTAGCATGAGAGCTGCTACTAGCATTACAAACGAACGTCATTGCAATAACAATATTACTGTTAATTTAAAGAAGCATAAAGATATTTATCCTACTGCATATTCCTACATGAATCCACTGTCTAATATATCTAAAGAAGAAAAAATTGGACTATTAATGAGAATAGACAAAATAGCACGTGCCACTGATTCTAGAGTACAAAAAGTTCATGCTAATTTATCAGGTGTTTACGAGCAAATTTTAGTAGCAGCTACAGATGGTACTTTATCCGCAGATGTTCGACCGTTAGTACGTTTATCTATATTAGTGCAATCGGAACAAAATGGAAAAAGAGAACAAGGAATAAGTGGTGGTGGTGGGCGATTTGGGTACGATTTTTTTTTAGATACTATTGCAGAAGGAGAAATTCGAGCCGATTGTTGGGCTAAAGATGCTGTTCAAATGAGTTTAATTAATCTTGAAGCTGTAGCAGCTCCAGCAGGAACTATGACAGTAGTTTTGGGATCAGGTTGGCCTGGTATTTTATTACATGAAGCGGTAGGCCATGGTCTAGAAGGAGATTTTAATAGAAGAGGTAGTTCGGTATTTTCTAACAAAATCGGAAAAATAGTAGCTTCCGAATTATGTACAATAGTAGATGATGCTACACTGAAGGGATCACGTGGATCATTAACTATTGATGATGAAGGAATGCCTGGTCAATGTAATATTTTAATTAAAAATGGTATCTTACAAGGATACATGCAGGATAAATTAAATGCTAAACTAATGGGATGTACCTCGACAGGAAACGGTAGACGAGAATCATATGCTTCTTTACCTATGCCGCGTATGACTAATACTTATATGTTGCCAGGTCAATCGACCCCAGAAGAAATTATCAACAGTGTAGATTATGGAGTATATGCTTCGAATTTTAGCGGAGGACAAGTAGATATTACATCGGGCAAGTTTGTTTTTTCTGCATCTGAAGCTTTCCTAATAGAAAAAGGTCGTATCACCAAATCTATAAAAGGAGCTACTTTAATAGGATCAGGCATCGAAATCATGAAAAGTGTTTCCATGGTTGGAAACGATCTATCCTTAGATAAAGGAGTAGGCACGTGCATAAAAAACGGACAAAACATACCAGTTAGCGTCGGTCAACCAACAATAAAATTAAATAATATCACTATTGGAGGTACTAATTAATTCAATTGTATGCATAATATATGCCCATAGAATTAAATAATGAAAATCAAATAATAATGTAATTACATTAAATATTATTTTTATAATATATGTGAGTTTTGACTGTAAAAAAATATATATACTACATATAGTATATATTACTAATAGTAATTTACATGTTTGAAATCAAGCATAGACATATGATTATATAATCATGTTTTCATCTCATTTCTCATATTTCAGGAAATATTAAGTTCCATGGTATTGCTTACATTTGTATTGTTAATTATTATTAAATACTACATTTAGGATAATTTTTTTAATTAGTGAATTTTTTGTTAATTAAAAAACAAATTTTTATTTTTTATTTCATGATGTATATTTATTAACATCAGTAACTGATGTTAATAAATATAATCCATATTAGGAGACGTTTATATTAATTAGAAATTCTTATTACAGGAGGATAAGATGAATGACATAGATGACGTGATACAACAACGGAATTTTTTAGAAAATATAGTAAATCAAACATTAAATTTAGCACATGCATATTCAAATGAAGTGGAAGTTTCAGTAGTTAAAACCACAGGAATTACAGTCAGTACTCGTTACGGAAAACTTGAGAATGTAGAATTTAATAATCGCGGTATCTTAGATATAACTATATTTCGTCAACAACGAAAAGGTAATGCTCTTTCGAATGATTTAAATAAGAAAACAATAAATCGTACTGTGGAAGCTGCAGCAGATATAGCATCTTATACCTCTCCAGACCCATATTCTGGAATTGCCGATAAAGAACTATTAGCATTTAATTCTATGAATCTTGATCTATTTCATCCAATTAGTTTAGATACTAAATTAGGAGTGACCCTAGCATCTATAGCAGAAGAAACAGCATTAAAATATGATAAACGTATAATTTATACTGAAGGAGGTAGATTTAGCAGTTATTTTACCACTAAAGTTTTTGGGAATAGTCATGGTATGTTACAAAGTTACACTAGTAGTCAACATTCTTTATGTTGCGGTGTGATTGCTGCAAGCAATGATATTATGGAACAAAATTATGCATATACGTTAAGTCGTGCATTTGATGATTTACGTTCACCAGAATGGGTTGGACAAGAATGTGCTCAACGCGCTCTAAGTCATTTAAATCCTAAAAAATTAAAAACAATGGAATCTCCGGTATTATTCTCTGCAGAAGTAGCTACAAGTTTATTCCACCATTTAGCAAGTGCTATTCATGGGGATAATGTATTTCGTAAATCTACTTTTTTATTAAATGATCTGAAGAAAAAAATTTTTCCTTCTTGGATATCAATTAAAGAACGCCCGCACGTATTAAAAGGATTGGGCTCAGCTCCATTTGATAGAGAAGGGGTACAAACTTTAAATCGTACTATTGTAGAAGATGGCATATTAAATAGTTGGATTTTAAACAGTTATTCTGCACGTAAAATGGGACTCAAAAACACTGGACATGCTGATGGCATCTATAATTGGTATATTAGTTATCAAAATTTAAGTTTTATGGAATTAATTAAAAATATG from Candidatus Blochmanniella camponoti includes the following:
- the mreD gene encoding rod shape-determining protein MreD, with amino-acid sequence MRNKFNNYKLWVVYSSFIIAIFLQIIPFYPRIWNVHPSWTMILLIRWITILPNQVNIGTGFTLGLIIDTILGSTLGMHSLSLSILAYLVSRNIYFFRYMPIWQQSFIIIFFSFINQSIVFLIKSLITKVLCTPEMFWNCLLDGGTWPFLVLLIRKIHRN
- the tldD gene encoding metalloprotease TldD → MNLDFVIERLLTPNNLQHNDLLSLLDMTEKFQIDYSDLYFQSCCHETWALEDSIIKSGSYTIDQGAGARVIIGEQTGFAYTDQLTLDSLMRSMRAATSITNERHCNNNITVNLKKHKDIYPTAYSYMNPLSNISKEEKIGLLMRIDKIARATDSRVQKVHANLSGVYEQILVAATDGTLSADVRPLVRLSILVQSEQNGKREQGISGGGGRFGYDFFLDTIAEGEIRADCWAKDAVQMSLINLEAVAAPAGTMTVVLGSGWPGILLHEAVGHGLEGDFNRRGSSVFSNKIGKIVASELCTIVDDATLKGSRGSLTIDDEGMPGQCNILIKNGILQGYMQDKLNAKLMGCTSTGNGRRESYASLPMPRMTNTYMLPGQSTPEEIINSVDYGVYASNFSGGQVDITSGKFVFSASEAFLIEKGRITKSIKGATLIGSGIEIMKSVSMVGNDLSLDKGVGTCIKNGQNIPVSVGQPTIKLNNITIGGTN
- the pmbA gene encoding metalloprotease PmbA codes for the protein MNDIDDVIQQRNFLENIVNQTLNLAHAYSNEVEVSVVKTTGITVSTRYGKLENVEFNNRGILDITIFRQQRKGNALSNDLNKKTINRTVEAAADIASYTSPDPYSGIADKELLAFNSMNLDLFHPISLDTKLGVTLASIAEETALKYDKRIIYTEGGRFSSYFTTKVFGNSHGMLQSYTSSQHSLCCGVIAASNDIMEQNYAYTLSRAFDDLRSPEWVGQECAQRALSHLNPKKLKTMESPVLFSAEVATSLFHHLASAIHGDNVFRKSTFLLNDLKKKIFPSWISIKERPHVLKGLGSAPFDREGVQTLNRTIVEDGILNSWILNSYSARKMGLKNTGHADGIYNWYISYQNLSFMELIKNMRRGLVVTNIMGQGINITTGDYSRGVAGFWVENGDIQYPVNEIAIAGNLKDMFYNIDAIGHDIETRNHIHCGSVLISSMKIAGI